A section of the Scylla paramamosain isolate STU-SP2022 chromosome 33, ASM3559412v1, whole genome shotgun sequence genome encodes:
- the LOC135089603 gene encoding uncharacterized protein LOC135089603, protein MLLHRVLVVAVVVAAAAAQPQRGRQTPFSMGMRLLENLRHGMTSTLQNIFGGGAPRGKEVPPAHQQAPNLDPGPPIVEKPQLRPHHQIHSPPPHHQEFHAVPPSHSPSHHPPHPPPATSHFSLPAAPHSPPEPPKSSFSSPASQGGQTSFFKVVHEHGSAAPTPNTHGFSGESFHPDSFLSGRPPFQGTVEEDHLVSVVHDVPQPLPLQNNDLQQDSFPPHKTATSFASFGNTASFKLGNLNREPDGHHPPRPRSILHNPPLPQGEAPHHSLRQDIQRSGDHPTVILLSNSRLSTSQPATQGSPPDTPAVSLSFEEQQQQQHHVAKKASASIQVQDPGDFSTGTRAARDAAVGDDAEDTSYEFGYNVLDDTSGNLFFHSELQEEGETRGSYKTKLPDGRVQTVTYVANDQGFHPKITYDSAPAAPEQDL, encoded by the exons ATGTTACTTCATAGG gtattggtggtggctgtggtggtggcggcggcggctgcgcAGCCTCAACGGGGGCGTCAGACGCCCTTCTCCATGGGCATGAGGCTGCTGGAGAACCTCCGTCACGGCATGACCTCCACGCTGCAGAACATCTTCGGCGGCGGGGCCCCCCGCGGCAAGGAGGTACCCCCCGCCCACCAGCAGGCCCCCAATCTGGACCCTGGTCCCCCAATCGTGGAGAAGCCTCAGCTACGCCCCCACCATCAGATCCACTCCCCGCCACCCCACCATCAGGAGTTCCACGCCgtgcctccctcccactctccctcccatcaccctccccatccccctccggCCACGTCACACTTCTCCCTCCCAGCGGCTCCCCACTCTCCCCCAGAACCTCCaaagtcttccttctcctcccccgcctcccaaGGGGGGCAAACCTCCTTCTTCAAGGTAGTGCACGAACACGGGAGCGCCGCCCCCACTCCTAACACCCACGGCTTCTCCGGCGAGAGTTTCCACCCAGACTCCTTCCTGTCGGGGCGGCCGCCATTCCAGGGTACCGTGGAGGAGGACCACCTAGTGAGCGTGGTACACGACGTGCCACAGCCCCTGCCGCTGCAGAACAACGACCTGCAGCAGGACTCCTTCCCGCCACACAAAACTGCCACCTCCTTTGCCTCCTTCGGGAACACCGCAAGTTTTAAACTCGGCAACCTGAATAGGGAGCCTGACGGCCACCACCCTCCCCGCCCCCGCTCCATTTTGCACAACCCACCTCTCCCCCAGGGCGAGGCTCCCCACCACAGCCTGCGGCAAGACATCCAGCGGTCCGGTGACCACCCCACGGTGATCCTGTTGTCCAACTCCCGCCTGTCCACATCGCAGCCCGCCACGCAGGGATCCCCGCCAGACACGCCTGCAGTCTCCCTGTCCTtcgaggagcagcagcagcagcagcaccacgtGGCCAAGAAAGCATCCGCCTCCATTCAGGTCCAAGACCCCGGGGACTTCAGCACCGGCACTCGCGCCGCCCGCGACGCCGCAGTG GGCGACGACGCCGAAGATACCAGCTACGAGTTTGGCTACAACGTGCTGGACGACACCTCCGGGAACCTGTTCTTCCACTCGGAGTTGCAGGAGGAAGGCGAGACGCGAGGCTCCTACAAGACCAAGCTCCCCGACGGCCGCGTCCAGACCGTCACCTACGTGGCCAATGACCAAGGCTTCCACCCAAAGATTACCTACGACTCGGCGCCCGCCGCCCCCGAGCAGGACCTGTAG